The following are encoded together in the Daucus carota subsp. sativus chromosome 5, DH1 v3.0, whole genome shotgun sequence genome:
- the LOC135152807 gene encoding uncharacterized protein LOC135152807 codes for MPPANQQSPVSPQAPRTSASKSKRAAKSDAAPSTTNIDEPVNSEAHLNSEAPNSDFPVNAEAASPQKQKRRRLVAAYDYDDLEPAHAVNSEPIPTPNSDPVQASPQKPARFKRRAQKPARAKVPITEITDFTVEEEQTPSTPVAENSQALMEQTTAEAGANISDPHTPLSDHGPSTQIPNSPMKIPEGAIVHDTAPENYRSDSEAQEKSAQDTVEKVADPIPETDKANSDADTDDDDSSDTDKDEDDGNLKKKD; via the exons ATGCCTCcagcaaatcaacaatctcCAGTCTCTCCCCAAgcacccagaacttctgcatccaagtccaaaagggctgcaaagtctgatgcagccccttctact acaaacattgatgagccagtaaactctgaggctcatttaaactctgaggctccaaACTCTGATTTTCCAGTAAAcgctgaagctgcttctcctcaaaagcagaaaagaagaagattggttgcagcctatgattatgatgatcttgaacctgcccATGCTGTCAACTCTGAACCTATTCCTACACCAAACTCTGATCCTGTTCAAGCCAGTCCTCAAAAGCCAGctcgattcaaaagaagggctcaaaagcctgcgaGGGCAAAAGTTCCAATCACTGAAataacagacttcacagttgaggaagaacaaacaccatcaactccagtagctgaaaattctcaagctctgatg gagCAAACCAcagctgaagctggagcaaacaTATCTGATCCTCatactccattatctgatcatggaccctccactcaaATTCCtaattctccaatgaaaattccagagggtgccatagttcatgatacagctccagaaaactacagatctgat tctgaagctcaagaaaaatctgctcaagatactgtggagaaagttgctgatcctatTCCTGAAACTGataaagcaaactctgatgctgatactgatgatgatgatagttcagatactgacaaggatgaagatgatgga aacctcaaaaagaaagattaa